A stretch of the Lactuca sativa cultivar Salinas chromosome 9, Lsat_Salinas_v11, whole genome shotgun sequence genome encodes the following:
- the LOC111878884 gene encoding probable disease resistance protein At5g66900 isoform X2, which produces MAGGLFLGAVLGVAVTKLSDVIIDVLKKPSQFSSELTKIRETITRIKPIFDEIEKLTKVLDRPKHENDMFIAQMKGAEALILKCKRVKWNLYKRYSYALKLDALNKSMLEFFRFDVQLVMVRDQKVIMSMMKGDSSRSSCRIPSLKGSVIGFEDRVRKLKEMVLKDSVGDECSVVVVSAPGGCGKTTLVTMLCHDPEIKENFGGNIYFATISDTPNLKIVIKNLLERKEADFINDDDAINQWGSFLGENGSEVLLVLDDVWPDSITNLSDSIINRFKFNLKGYKILATSRITFTEFNTYQLKLLNEQDATTLFNYSAFSEHVNEYIPYNLVDKLVKCCKKHPLTLSVIGGLLKGKPLVSWRIMLNKLSDGQQSVLDLHQSIEHCLARSLDVFEEESVIKQCYMDLGLFPEDEKISATMLMDIWVHLYNHDEHGFATIERLLELSYSNLATLLPIRIDSPMIANYCEEKAVIQHDLMRMLAIRLSSQEPIEHRKRLIINANGQDLPQLPHTINATILSITTDERFSLKWDDIRAPQVEVFVLNFMSKVYHLQQFMQTMKKLKVLIITNYGYNFSDLQNFPSPQSLSCLTTIRLEHVSISSISTSILGLENLRKMSLIMCKIGDSFDEYIPNKLTTTLSEMEIDSCDDLITFPSMFCNLVNLRKLIITNCHELSSLTEGFGNLTNLEVLRLASCSDLKELPESMRNMQKMRVIDLSDCLRLKKLPWEIGELSSLRMIHMRGCTGLHELPLSFNDLGSLEVVCDEEIAMLWRDFKDVNVQLVEEDRIATLSKIIQRDVHV; this is translated from the exons ATGGCTGGTGGGTTATTTTTGGGGGCTGTACTAGGGGTCGCTGTTACTAAACTATCAGATGTCATCATAGACGTATTAAAGAAACCCTCGCAGTTTAGCTCCGAGCTCACTAAAATACGAGAAACTATCACGAGAATCAAGCCGATCTTTGATGAAATCGAGAAACTAACTAAAGTATTGGATCGACCGAAACATGAAAATGATATGTTCATCGCTCAGATGAAAGGCGCAGAAGCCCTAATTCTGAAATGCAAGCGTGTCAAATGGAATTTATACAAGAGATACTCTTACGCGTTGAAATTAGATGCTTTAAATAAATCGATGCTGGAATTCTTTCGGTTTGATGTTCAGTTGGTGATGGTACGAGATCAGAAAGTGATAATGAGTATGATGAAAGGGGATTCAAGTCGTTCATCTTGTAGGATTCCGTCGCTGAAGGGTTCTGTGATAGGATTCGAAGATCGAGTTAGAAAATTGAAGGAGATGGTCCTCAAAGATTCAGTCGGAGATGAATGTTCAGTTGTAGTTGTTTCTGCTCCAGGAGGCTGTGGGAAGACTACGTTGGTAACTATGCTCTGCCATGATCCCGAaattaaag AAAATTTTGGTGGAAACATCTACTTCGCTACCATCTCAGACACCCCCAATTTAAAAATCGTCATAAAAAATTTACTTGAGAGAAAGGAAGCCGATTTTATTAACGATGATGATGCAATCAATCAATGGGGAAGCTTTTTAGGAGAAAATGGATCTGAAGTACTATTAGTACTGGATGATGTATGGCCTGATTCCATTACCAACCTGTCTGATTCCATTATTAACCGCTTCAAGTTCAATCTCAAAGGATACAAGATTCTGGCTACATCTAGGATCACTTTTACAGAATTCAATACATATCAATTGAAACTTCTGAACGAACAAGATGCCACCACACTGTTTAATTACTCTGCATTTTCAGAACATGTGAATGAATATATACCATATAATCTTGTTGACAAG CTGGTGAAGTGTTGCAAGAAACATCCACTAACCCTTAGTGTGATTGGTGGTTTGCTAAAGGGTAAACCCCTTGTAAGTTGGCGTATCATGTTGAACAAACTATCTGATGGGCAGCAATCTGTTTTGGATTTGCATCAGTCTATAGAACATTGTCTAGCACGAAGTTTGGATGTGTTTGAAGAAGAATCTGTAATCAAGCAATGTTACATGGATTTAGGATTATTTCCTGAAGATGAGAAAATATCGGCTACAATGCTTATGGACATTTGGGTTCATTTATACAATCATGATGAACACGGATTTGCTACCATAGAACGCCTCTTAGAGCTCTCTTATAGCAACCTTGCAACTCTATTGCCAATTCG GATAGATTCGCCTATGATTGCCAACTATTGTGAGGAGAAAGCTGTCATACAACACGATTTGATGAGAATGCTAGCTATTCGTTTGAGCAGCCAAGAGCCAATAGAGCATAGAAAGAGGTTAATCATAAATGCAAATGGACAAGACCTTCCCCAATTGCCTCATACTATTAATGCCACTATATTGTCCATTACCACTG ATGAAAGATTCTCTTTAAAATGGGATGACATTCGAGCCCCTCAAGTGGAAGTTTTCGTGTTGAATTTCATGTCAAAGGTATACCACTTACAACAATTCATGCAAACCATGAAGAAATTAAAGGTTCTAATCATAACAAACTACGGGTATAACTTCTCAGACCTTCAAAACTTCCCCTCGCCACAATCTTTATCCTGTCTAACTACAATTAGGTTAGAACACGTTTCAATATCTTCAATCTCGACATCAATCCTAGGGTTAGAAAACTTGCGAAAAATGTCATTGATCATGTGCAAAATAGGCGACAGTTTCGACGAATACATACCCAATAAGTTAACAACAACGCTTTCGGAGATGGAGATAGACTCTTGCGATGATTTGATCACATTTCCTTCAATGTTTTGCAATCTAGTCAACCTTAGAAAACTAATCATTACTAATTGCCATGAATTGAGTTCGCTTACCGAAGGATTTGGGAATCTGACGAATTTGGAAGTTTTGCGGCTTGCATCGTGCTCGGATCTTAAAGAATTGCCTGAATCGATGAGAAACATGCAGAAAATGAGGGTTATTGATCTATCTGACTGTTTGCGTCTGAAGAAGTTGCCATGGGAGATTGGTGAGTTGAGTAGTCTACGGATGATTCATATGAGAGGTTGCACTGGGCTTCATGAGCTTCCATTGTCATTCAATGATTTAGGCTCACTGGAAGTTGTTTGTGATGAAGAAATAGCAATGCTATGGAGGGATTTCAAGGATGTGAACGTACAATTGGTGGAAGAAGATAGAATTGCTACCCTTTCGAAGATTATCCAAAGAGATGTGCATGTTTAA
- the LOC111878884 gene encoding probable disease resistance protein At5g66900 isoform X1, producing the protein MAGGLFLGAVLGVAVTKLSDVIIDVLKKPSQFSSELTKIRETITRIKPIFDEIEKLTKVLDRPKHENDMFIAQMKGAEALILKCKRVKWNLYKRYSYALKLDALNKSMLEFFRFDVQLVMVRDQKVIMSMMKGDSSRSSCRIPSLKGSVIGFEDRVRKLKEMVLKDSVGDECSVVVVSAPGGCGKTTLVTMLCHDPEIKENFGGNIYFATISDTPNLKIVIKNLLERKEADFINDDDAINQWGSFLGENGSEVLLVLDDVWPDSITNLSDSIINRFKFNLKGYKILATSRITFTEFNTYQLKLLNEQDATTLFNYSAFSEHVNEYIPYNLVDKLVKCCKKHPLTLSVIGGLLKGKPLVSWRIMLNKLSDGQQSVLDLHQSIEHCLARSLDVFEEESVIKQCYMDLGLFPEDEKISATMLMDIWVHLYNHDEHGFATIERLLELSYSNLATLLPIRYLASEFNLTLRNKLNGLPNLNKFSFDCRIDSPMIANYCEEKAVIQHDLMRMLAIRLSSQEPIEHRKRLIINANGQDLPQLPHTINATILSITTDERFSLKWDDIRAPQVEVFVLNFMSKVYHLQQFMQTMKKLKVLIITNYGYNFSDLQNFPSPQSLSCLTTIRLEHVSISSISTSILGLENLRKMSLIMCKIGDSFDEYIPNKLTTTLSEMEIDSCDDLITFPSMFCNLVNLRKLIITNCHELSSLTEGFGNLTNLEVLRLASCSDLKELPESMRNMQKMRVIDLSDCLRLKKLPWEIGELSSLRMIHMRGCTGLHELPLSFNDLGSLEVVCDEEIAMLWRDFKDVNVQLVEEDRIATLSKIIQRDVHV; encoded by the exons ATGGCTGGTGGGTTATTTTTGGGGGCTGTACTAGGGGTCGCTGTTACTAAACTATCAGATGTCATCATAGACGTATTAAAGAAACCCTCGCAGTTTAGCTCCGAGCTCACTAAAATACGAGAAACTATCACGAGAATCAAGCCGATCTTTGATGAAATCGAGAAACTAACTAAAGTATTGGATCGACCGAAACATGAAAATGATATGTTCATCGCTCAGATGAAAGGCGCAGAAGCCCTAATTCTGAAATGCAAGCGTGTCAAATGGAATTTATACAAGAGATACTCTTACGCGTTGAAATTAGATGCTTTAAATAAATCGATGCTGGAATTCTTTCGGTTTGATGTTCAGTTGGTGATGGTACGAGATCAGAAAGTGATAATGAGTATGATGAAAGGGGATTCAAGTCGTTCATCTTGTAGGATTCCGTCGCTGAAGGGTTCTGTGATAGGATTCGAAGATCGAGTTAGAAAATTGAAGGAGATGGTCCTCAAAGATTCAGTCGGAGATGAATGTTCAGTTGTAGTTGTTTCTGCTCCAGGAGGCTGTGGGAAGACTACGTTGGTAACTATGCTCTGCCATGATCCCGAaattaaag AAAATTTTGGTGGAAACATCTACTTCGCTACCATCTCAGACACCCCCAATTTAAAAATCGTCATAAAAAATTTACTTGAGAGAAAGGAAGCCGATTTTATTAACGATGATGATGCAATCAATCAATGGGGAAGCTTTTTAGGAGAAAATGGATCTGAAGTACTATTAGTACTGGATGATGTATGGCCTGATTCCATTACCAACCTGTCTGATTCCATTATTAACCGCTTCAAGTTCAATCTCAAAGGATACAAGATTCTGGCTACATCTAGGATCACTTTTACAGAATTCAATACATATCAATTGAAACTTCTGAACGAACAAGATGCCACCACACTGTTTAATTACTCTGCATTTTCAGAACATGTGAATGAATATATACCATATAATCTTGTTGACAAG CTGGTGAAGTGTTGCAAGAAACATCCACTAACCCTTAGTGTGATTGGTGGTTTGCTAAAGGGTAAACCCCTTGTAAGTTGGCGTATCATGTTGAACAAACTATCTGATGGGCAGCAATCTGTTTTGGATTTGCATCAGTCTATAGAACATTGTCTAGCACGAAGTTTGGATGTGTTTGAAGAAGAATCTGTAATCAAGCAATGTTACATGGATTTAGGATTATTTCCTGAAGATGAGAAAATATCGGCTACAATGCTTATGGACATTTGGGTTCATTTATACAATCATGATGAACACGGATTTGCTACCATAGAACGCCTCTTAGAGCTCTCTTATAGCAACCTTGCAACTCTATTGCCAATTCGGTATTTGGCTTCTGAATTCAATTTAACATTAAGAAATAAACTTAATGGTTTGCCAAATTTGAATAAATTCTCATTTGATTGCAGGATAGATTCGCCTATGATTGCCAACTATTGTGAGGAGAAAGCTGTCATACAACACGATTTGATGAGAATGCTAGCTATTCGTTTGAGCAGCCAAGAGCCAATAGAGCATAGAAAGAGGTTAATCATAAATGCAAATGGACAAGACCTTCCCCAATTGCCTCATACTATTAATGCCACTATATTGTCCATTACCACTG ATGAAAGATTCTCTTTAAAATGGGATGACATTCGAGCCCCTCAAGTGGAAGTTTTCGTGTTGAATTTCATGTCAAAGGTATACCACTTACAACAATTCATGCAAACCATGAAGAAATTAAAGGTTCTAATCATAACAAACTACGGGTATAACTTCTCAGACCTTCAAAACTTCCCCTCGCCACAATCTTTATCCTGTCTAACTACAATTAGGTTAGAACACGTTTCAATATCTTCAATCTCGACATCAATCCTAGGGTTAGAAAACTTGCGAAAAATGTCATTGATCATGTGCAAAATAGGCGACAGTTTCGACGAATACATACCCAATAAGTTAACAACAACGCTTTCGGAGATGGAGATAGACTCTTGCGATGATTTGATCACATTTCCTTCAATGTTTTGCAATCTAGTCAACCTTAGAAAACTAATCATTACTAATTGCCATGAATTGAGTTCGCTTACCGAAGGATTTGGGAATCTGACGAATTTGGAAGTTTTGCGGCTTGCATCGTGCTCGGATCTTAAAGAATTGCCTGAATCGATGAGAAACATGCAGAAAATGAGGGTTATTGATCTATCTGACTGTTTGCGTCTGAAGAAGTTGCCATGGGAGATTGGTGAGTTGAGTAGTCTACGGATGATTCATATGAGAGGTTGCACTGGGCTTCATGAGCTTCCATTGTCATTCAATGATTTAGGCTCACTGGAAGTTGTTTGTGATGAAGAAATAGCAATGCTATGGAGGGATTTCAAGGATGTGAACGTACAATTGGTGGAAGAAGATAGAATTGCTACCCTTTCGAAGATTATCCAAAGAGATGTGCATGTTTAA
- the LOC111878884 gene encoding probable disease resistance protein At5g66900 isoform X3 → MFSCSCFCSRRLWEDYVENFGGNIYFATISDTPNLKIVIKNLLERKEADFINDDDAINQWGSFLGENGSEVLLVLDDVWPDSITNLSDSIINRFKFNLKGYKILATSRITFTEFNTYQLKLLNEQDATTLFNYSAFSEHVNEYIPYNLVDKLVKCCKKHPLTLSVIGGLLKGKPLVSWRIMLNKLSDGQQSVLDLHQSIEHCLARSLDVFEEESVIKQCYMDLGLFPEDEKISATMLMDIWVHLYNHDEHGFATIERLLELSYSNLATLLPIRYLASEFNLTLRNKLNGLPNLNKFSFDCRIDSPMIANYCEEKAVIQHDLMRMLAIRLSSQEPIEHRKRLIINANGQDLPQLPHTINATILSITTDERFSLKWDDIRAPQVEVFVLNFMSKVYHLQQFMQTMKKLKVLIITNYGYNFSDLQNFPSPQSLSCLTTIRLEHVSISSISTSILGLENLRKMSLIMCKIGDSFDEYIPNKLTTTLSEMEIDSCDDLITFPSMFCNLVNLRKLIITNCHELSSLTEGFGNLTNLEVLRLASCSDLKELPESMRNMQKMRVIDLSDCLRLKKLPWEIGELSSLRMIHMRGCTGLHELPLSFNDLGSLEVVCDEEIAMLWRDFKDVNVQLVEEDRIATLSKIIQRDVHV, encoded by the exons ATGTTCAGTTGTAGTTGTTTCTGCTCCAGGAGGCTGTGGGAAGACTACGTTG AAAATTTTGGTGGAAACATCTACTTCGCTACCATCTCAGACACCCCCAATTTAAAAATCGTCATAAAAAATTTACTTGAGAGAAAGGAAGCCGATTTTATTAACGATGATGATGCAATCAATCAATGGGGAAGCTTTTTAGGAGAAAATGGATCTGAAGTACTATTAGTACTGGATGATGTATGGCCTGATTCCATTACCAACCTGTCTGATTCCATTATTAACCGCTTCAAGTTCAATCTCAAAGGATACAAGATTCTGGCTACATCTAGGATCACTTTTACAGAATTCAATACATATCAATTGAAACTTCTGAACGAACAAGATGCCACCACACTGTTTAATTACTCTGCATTTTCAGAACATGTGAATGAATATATACCATATAATCTTGTTGACAAG CTGGTGAAGTGTTGCAAGAAACATCCACTAACCCTTAGTGTGATTGGTGGTTTGCTAAAGGGTAAACCCCTTGTAAGTTGGCGTATCATGTTGAACAAACTATCTGATGGGCAGCAATCTGTTTTGGATTTGCATCAGTCTATAGAACATTGTCTAGCACGAAGTTTGGATGTGTTTGAAGAAGAATCTGTAATCAAGCAATGTTACATGGATTTAGGATTATTTCCTGAAGATGAGAAAATATCGGCTACAATGCTTATGGACATTTGGGTTCATTTATACAATCATGATGAACACGGATTTGCTACCATAGAACGCCTCTTAGAGCTCTCTTATAGCAACCTTGCAACTCTATTGCCAATTCGGTATTTGGCTTCTGAATTCAATTTAACATTAAGAAATAAACTTAATGGTTTGCCAAATTTGAATAAATTCTCATTTGATTGCAGGATAGATTCGCCTATGATTGCCAACTATTGTGAGGAGAAAGCTGTCATACAACACGATTTGATGAGAATGCTAGCTATTCGTTTGAGCAGCCAAGAGCCAATAGAGCATAGAAAGAGGTTAATCATAAATGCAAATGGACAAGACCTTCCCCAATTGCCTCATACTATTAATGCCACTATATTGTCCATTACCACTG ATGAAAGATTCTCTTTAAAATGGGATGACATTCGAGCCCCTCAAGTGGAAGTTTTCGTGTTGAATTTCATGTCAAAGGTATACCACTTACAACAATTCATGCAAACCATGAAGAAATTAAAGGTTCTAATCATAACAAACTACGGGTATAACTTCTCAGACCTTCAAAACTTCCCCTCGCCACAATCTTTATCCTGTCTAACTACAATTAGGTTAGAACACGTTTCAATATCTTCAATCTCGACATCAATCCTAGGGTTAGAAAACTTGCGAAAAATGTCATTGATCATGTGCAAAATAGGCGACAGTTTCGACGAATACATACCCAATAAGTTAACAACAACGCTTTCGGAGATGGAGATAGACTCTTGCGATGATTTGATCACATTTCCTTCAATGTTTTGCAATCTAGTCAACCTTAGAAAACTAATCATTACTAATTGCCATGAATTGAGTTCGCTTACCGAAGGATTTGGGAATCTGACGAATTTGGAAGTTTTGCGGCTTGCATCGTGCTCGGATCTTAAAGAATTGCCTGAATCGATGAGAAACATGCAGAAAATGAGGGTTATTGATCTATCTGACTGTTTGCGTCTGAAGAAGTTGCCATGGGAGATTGGTGAGTTGAGTAGTCTACGGATGATTCATATGAGAGGTTGCACTGGGCTTCATGAGCTTCCATTGTCATTCAATGATTTAGGCTCACTGGAAGTTGTTTGTGATGAAGAAATAGCAATGCTATGGAGGGATTTCAAGGATGTGAACGTACAATTGGTGGAAGAAGATAGAATTGCTACCCTTTCGAAGATTATCCAAAGAGATGTGCATGTTTAA
- the LOC128129288 gene encoding U-box domain-containing protein 4-like, whose protein sequence is MKHMGYEKPSAIVLKAIREQVEGSNPSSETRSKIADLLSLRTNQELLIEAVALENLKENAEQAEKIGDLEYIEEMIALVTHMHECFVEMKQSESSNPVPIPPDFCCPLSLELMTDPVIVASGQTYERGYIRNWIDLGLNVCPKTMQTLVHNNLIPNYTVKALIANWCESHNVKLPDPVKQPLRLTLNQPTSPRSNGIHQEEASSPVHRHVHSSSEDSGKGNEFNTVESDEKSLDSGGPGPGPSGVDEGSPPEAPAIESSSSTPASGYNNDASGELAAEPQAAIAASQHAVSPRFGNRARNQIWRRSSFGPRVVSSATEARPDLTELETQVKKLVSDLSSASIDTVRNATGELRLLARQMKLKGRGATLLFLFVSPHINIEKSRTLQV, encoded by the coding sequence ATGAAACATATGGGATATGAAAAGCCATCGGCTATTGTCTTAAAAGCTATAAGGGAACAAGTGGAAGGATCTAATCCCAGCTCAGAAACTAGGTCAAAAATTGCTGATTTGTTAAGcttaagaacaaatcaagaacttCTAATCGAAGCTGTTGCACTTGAAAACTTGAAGGAGAATGCTGAACAAGCAGAAAAGATTGGGGATTTGGAGTATATTGAAGAAATGATTGCTCTTGTTACACACATGCATGAGTGCTTTGTGGAAATGAAACAATCAGAAAGCTCTAACCCTGTTCCAATTCCTCCAGACTTCTGTTGTCCACTGTCACTTGAATTGATGACAGACCCTGTGATTGTAGCTTCTGGGCAGACATATGAGCGGGGGTATATTCGTAATTGGATCGATCTTGGACTCAATGTTTGCCCTAAAACAATGCAAACTCTTGTTCATAATAATTTGATTCCTAATTACACTGTGAAAGCATTGATTGCTAATTGGTGTGAATCCCACAATGTTAAACTCCCAGATCCTGTAAAGCAGCCATTAAGGTTAACCTTGAATCAACCTACTTCACCTAGATCGAATGGAATCCATCAGGAAGAAGCTTCTTCTCCAGTGCATCGTCATGTTCATTCATCTTCAGAAGATTCTGGAAAGGGGAATGAGTTTAATACGGTTGAATCCGATGAGAAAAGTTTGGATTCCGGTGGACCTGGACCTGGACCATCTGGAGTGGATGAAGGATCACCACCGGAGGCACCTGCAATTGAGTCGTCTTCTTCAACTCCGGCAAGCGGTTACAACAATGATGCTTCAGGGGAGCTGGCGGCAGAGCCTCAGGCTGCCATTGCTGCTTCCCAGCATGCAGTTTCACCTCGATTTGGAAACAGAGCACGAAACCAAATATGGCGGAGATCATCTTTTGGGCCGAGAGTTGTTTCTTCTGCTACTGAAGCGAGACCTGATCTCACGGAACTCGAAACGCAGGTGAAGAAATTGGTCAGTGACTTGAGCAGCGCTTCCATTGATACAGTCAGGAACGCCACCGGTGAACTCAGATTACTTGCGAGacaaatgaaattgaaaggtAGAGGCGCTACACTCCTTTTTTTGTTCGTGTCACCACACATCAACATAGAGAAATCGAGAACCCTGCAGGTTTGA